One part of the Anaeromyxobacter sp. Fw109-5 genome encodes these proteins:
- the pruA gene encoding L-glutamate gamma-semialdehyde dehydrogenase, whose translation MANGMFRIPDPHNEPVLSYAPGTPERGALKAQLAELGGRELEIPLVIGGREVRTGRIAEARVPHRRGQRLARWHQAGPAEVQAAIEAAMQARKAWAAMEPHDRAAIFLKAADLLAGPWRQVLNAATMLGQSKTPHQAEIDSACEIVDFWRWNPHFMERILADQPRSAPGQWNRLEYRPLEGFVFAVTPFNFTSIAANLPTAPALMGNTVVWKPASSAVYSGWHVLKLLEAAGLPPGVINFVPGSGRAVGDPAIASPDLAGLHFTGSTGVFHGMWRAIAENLERYRGYPRIVGETGGKDFVFVHPSADVDAAAVALVRGAFEYQGQKCSAASRAYVPESLWPQLRERLLGMTAEIRMGEVEDFTTFMGAVIDQPAFDRIKKYIDIARASSQAKLLFGGRCDDSKGLFIEPTVIETVNPRFQLMEEEIFGPVLTIYVYADIRLDEALELCGSTSPYALTGAVFARDREAVADMTRRLVDAAGNFYVNDKPTGAVVGQQPFGGARASGTNDKAGSLANLMRWTSLRTLKETFDPPTRFEYPYMREK comes from the coding sequence ATGGCGAACGGCATGTTCCGCATCCCCGATCCGCACAACGAGCCGGTCCTCTCCTACGCGCCCGGGACGCCCGAGCGCGGCGCCCTGAAGGCGCAGCTCGCCGAGCTGGGCGGGCGCGAGCTCGAGATCCCGCTCGTCATCGGCGGGCGCGAGGTGCGCACCGGCCGGATCGCGGAGGCGCGCGTCCCTCATCGCCGCGGACAGCGCCTCGCGCGCTGGCACCAGGCGGGGCCGGCCGAGGTGCAGGCGGCGATCGAGGCGGCGATGCAGGCGCGCAAGGCCTGGGCGGCGATGGAGCCGCACGACCGCGCCGCCATCTTCCTGAAGGCGGCGGACCTGCTCGCTGGCCCGTGGCGGCAGGTGCTGAACGCCGCCACGATGCTCGGGCAGTCGAAGACGCCGCACCAGGCCGAGATCGACTCCGCGTGCGAGATCGTCGACTTCTGGCGCTGGAACCCCCACTTCATGGAGCGGATCCTCGCCGACCAGCCGCGCTCGGCGCCGGGGCAGTGGAACCGCCTCGAGTACCGGCCGCTCGAGGGGTTCGTCTTCGCGGTCACGCCCTTCAACTTCACCTCCATCGCGGCGAACCTGCCCACGGCGCCCGCGCTCATGGGGAACACCGTGGTCTGGAAGCCGGCCTCCTCGGCGGTCTACTCCGGCTGGCACGTCCTGAAGCTCCTCGAGGCGGCCGGCCTCCCGCCCGGCGTCATCAACTTCGTCCCGGGCTCCGGCCGCGCCGTCGGCGATCCCGCCATCGCCAGCCCGGACCTCGCCGGCCTCCACTTCACCGGCTCGACCGGCGTCTTCCACGGCATGTGGCGCGCGATCGCCGAGAACCTCGAGCGCTACCGCGGCTACCCGCGCATCGTCGGCGAGACGGGCGGCAAGGACTTCGTGTTCGTGCACCCCTCGGCGGACGTGGACGCCGCCGCCGTGGCGCTCGTCCGCGGGGCCTTCGAGTACCAGGGCCAGAAGTGCTCCGCCGCGTCGCGCGCGTACGTCCCCGAGAGCCTCTGGCCGCAGCTGCGCGAGCGGCTCCTCGGCATGACCGCCGAGATCAGGATGGGCGAGGTGGAGGACTTCACGACGTTCATGGGCGCCGTCATCGACCAGCCCGCGTTCGACCGGATCAAGAAGTACATCGACATCGCCCGCGCCTCCTCGCAGGCGAAGCTCCTCTTCGGCGGCCGCTGCGACGACTCGAAGGGCCTCTTCATCGAGCCGACGGTCATCGAGACGGTGAACCCGCGCTTCCAGCTCATGGAGGAGGAGATCTTCGGCCCGGTGCTGACGATCTACGTCTACGCCGACATCCGCCTCGACGAGGCGCTCGAGCTGTGCGGCTCGACGTCCCCGTACGCCCTCACCGGCGCGGTGTTCGCGCGCGACCGCGAGGCGGTCGCGGACATGACCCGCCGGCTCGTGGACGCGGCGGGCAACTTCTACGTGAACGACAAGCCCACCGGCGCGGTGGTCGGGCAGCAGCCCTTCGGCGGCGCGCGCGCGTCCGGCACGAACGACAAGGCGGGCTCCCTGGCGAACCTGATGCGCTGGACCTCGCTGCGGACGCTCAAGGAGACCTTCGACCCGCCCACCCGCTTCGAGTACCCGTACATGCGGGAGAAGTGA
- a CDS encoding ABC transporter ATP-binding protein — MTEPHPDRGGGAPPSGAPPALAARGLVRRFGAVTALDGLTFEVGRGELYGLVGPDGAGKTTAIRALAGLIRLDGGDARVLGLAADDRAVRERVGLMPQQFSLYRDLSVGENLRFFARVFVLPREVYRARAARLLEITRLGPFLDRRADALSGGMYKKLALACALLHEPEVLLLDEPTNGVDPVSRRELWALLHEFVHAGMTVLVSTPYMDEAERCGRVALVHRGRLLVEGTPPALIAGFRDEAFEVRGGDRDRVEAELGRTPAVRAASPAGERLRVIVARGAAPELARALAPLGAALEPVAPDFEDLFLSRIREEEA; from the coding sequence GTGACGGAGCCGCACCCCGACCGCGGCGGGGGCGCCCCGCCCTCCGGCGCGCCGCCCGCGCTCGCCGCGCGCGGGCTCGTGCGCCGCTTCGGCGCGGTCACGGCCCTCGACGGGCTCACCTTCGAGGTCGGCCGGGGAGAGCTCTACGGGCTCGTCGGCCCGGACGGCGCAGGCAAGACCACCGCCATCCGCGCGCTCGCCGGGCTCATCCGCCTCGACGGCGGCGACGCGCGGGTGCTGGGGCTCGCCGCCGACGACCGGGCGGTGCGCGAGCGCGTCGGGCTCATGCCCCAGCAGTTCAGCCTGTACCGCGACCTCTCGGTGGGCGAGAACCTCCGCTTCTTCGCGCGCGTGTTCGTGCTGCCGCGGGAGGTGTACCGCGCCCGCGCCGCGCGGCTCCTCGAGATCACCCGCCTCGGTCCGTTCCTGGACCGCCGCGCCGACGCCCTCTCCGGCGGCATGTACAAGAAGCTCGCCCTCGCCTGCGCCCTGCTGCACGAGCCCGAGGTGCTGCTCCTCGACGAGCCGACCAACGGCGTCGACCCCGTCTCGCGCCGGGAGCTCTGGGCGCTGCTGCACGAGTTCGTGCACGCAGGCATGACGGTGCTCGTCTCCACCCCGTACATGGACGAGGCCGAGCGCTGCGGGCGGGTGGCGCTCGTGCACCGCGGGCGCCTCCTGGTCGAGGGGACCCCGCCCGCGCTCATCGCCGGCTTCCGCGACGAGGCCTTCGAGGTCCGCGGCGGGGACCGCGATCGGGTGGAGGCCGAGCTCGGGCGTACACCCGCGGTGCGCGCCGCGTCCCCCGCCGGCGAGCGGCTCCGCGTCATCGTGGCGCGCGGCGCGGCGCCGGAGCTGGCCCGGGCGCTCGCGCCGCTCGGGGCCGCGCTCGAGCCGGTCGCGCCGGACTTCGAGGACCTGTTCCTGTCGCGCATCCGGGAGGAGGAGGCGTGA
- a CDS encoding ABC transporter ATP-binding protein: MSAPVIEARQLTRRFGSFTAVDAVSFEVERGEIFGYLGANGAGKSTTIRMLNGLLAPTSGTARVVGHDVAADPEAVKSAIGYMSQRFSLYLDLPVMENLLFFGGAYGLSGQPLRRRAGELLELTGLAGQDRTITGALPGGMRQRLALAGAILHRPGVVFLDEPTAGVDPLARRAFWRLIRELSNGGTTVFVTTHYLDEAEYCRRIGLMVDGRLVALDSPAGLKRTWVPDRLLVARGHGLAGAAAALARREGVRSVQPFGAGLHLRVDPARLDEREVARLLAEGGGREVVVERAEPSLEDVFLAVVGRESRAEAP, translated from the coding sequence GTGAGCGCCCCCGTCATCGAGGCGCGACAGCTCACGCGCCGCTTCGGCTCCTTCACCGCGGTGGACGCGGTGAGCTTCGAGGTGGAGCGCGGCGAGATCTTCGGCTACCTCGGCGCGAACGGCGCCGGGAAGTCCACCACCATCCGCATGCTCAACGGGCTGCTCGCGCCGACGAGCGGCACCGCCCGCGTGGTCGGGCACGACGTCGCCGCCGACCCCGAGGCGGTGAAGTCGGCCATCGGGTACATGTCCCAGAGGTTCTCCCTCTACCTGGACCTCCCGGTCATGGAGAACCTGCTCTTCTTCGGCGGGGCCTACGGGCTCTCCGGCCAGCCGCTGCGGCGGCGGGCCGGGGAGCTGCTCGAGCTCACCGGGCTCGCGGGGCAGGACCGGACCATCACCGGCGCGCTCCCCGGCGGCATGCGCCAGCGGCTCGCCCTCGCCGGCGCCATCCTCCACCGGCCGGGCGTGGTGTTCCTCGACGAGCCCACCGCGGGCGTGGACCCGCTGGCCCGCCGCGCCTTCTGGCGCCTCATCCGCGAGCTGTCCAACGGAGGGACGACGGTGTTCGTCACGACGCACTACCTCGACGAGGCGGAGTACTGCCGACGCATCGGGCTCATGGTGGACGGGCGGCTCGTGGCGCTCGACTCGCCGGCGGGCCTGAAGCGCACCTGGGTCCCCGACCGCCTGCTGGTCGCGCGCGGCCACGGGCTCGCGGGCGCCGCGGCGGCGCTGGCGCGGCGCGAGGGCGTCCGCTCCGTGCAGCCCTTCGGCGCCGGGCTGCACCTGCGCGTCGATCCGGCGCGCCTCGACGAGCGGGAGGTGGCGCGGCTCCTCGCGGAGGGCGGCGGGCGCGAGGTGGTGGTGGAGCGCGCGGAGCCCTCGCTCGAGGACGTCTTCCTGGCGGTGGTGGGGCGCGAGTCGCGCGCGGAGGCGCCGTGA
- a CDS encoding sigma-54 dependent transcriptional regulator — MSPLARVLVVDDDPGVRYTLREILESEGLAVDEAADGAAALARLAASPAELVVTDLRMPGVDGMELLRRLVGRPGAPRVVLVTAHGSERQAVEAMKAGAYDYFKKPFETDELLAVVRRALEAVRLAHDNERLQSELVLSRSMVFASEAMRRLAVLVARVAPRDVTVLVTGESGTGKERVAEAIVRASRRADRPFVRFNCAALTPELAEAELFGHAKGAFTGAVRARPGLFGEADGGTLLLDEVGELAPSAQGKLLRVLQEGEVRPVGEERVRHVDVRVIAATHRDLPELVRAGRFREDLYYRLDVVQLRVPPLRERPEDIPVLARHFLQRFAERFGLASLSVPDALMDRLAAHAWPGNVRELENAVEGLVALSPPEGLDLSLLPGGAATGERVEAGAPPSLKQRVEAFERGLVVEALRAAGGNRSEAARRLGVSRVTLHDKLRKYGLGGGDEEAGGR, encoded by the coding sequence ATGAGCCCGCTCGCGCGCGTCCTCGTCGTCGACGACGACCCCGGCGTCCGCTACACGCTGCGCGAGATCCTCGAGAGCGAGGGGCTGGCGGTGGACGAGGCGGCGGACGGCGCCGCCGCGCTGGCGCGCCTCGCGGCCTCGCCCGCCGAGCTCGTCGTGACGGACCTGCGGATGCCGGGCGTCGACGGCATGGAGCTCCTGCGCCGCCTCGTGGGGCGCCCCGGCGCGCCGCGGGTCGTGCTCGTCACGGCGCACGGCTCTGAGCGGCAGGCGGTCGAGGCGATGAAGGCCGGGGCCTACGACTACTTCAAGAAGCCCTTCGAGACCGACGAGCTGCTCGCGGTGGTGCGCCGCGCGCTCGAGGCGGTCCGGCTCGCCCACGACAACGAGCGGCTCCAGAGCGAGCTGGTGCTGTCCCGCTCGATGGTGTTCGCCTCCGAGGCGATGCGCCGGCTCGCCGTCCTGGTCGCGCGCGTGGCGCCGCGCGACGTGACGGTGCTCGTCACCGGCGAGAGCGGCACGGGCAAGGAGCGCGTGGCGGAGGCGATCGTGCGGGCCTCGCGGCGCGCGGACCGCCCGTTCGTGCGCTTCAACTGCGCCGCGCTCACGCCGGAGCTCGCCGAGGCGGAGCTCTTCGGGCACGCGAAGGGCGCCTTCACCGGCGCGGTGCGCGCGCGGCCCGGGCTGTTCGGCGAGGCCGACGGCGGCACGCTCCTGCTCGACGAGGTCGGGGAGCTCGCGCCCTCGGCGCAGGGAAAGCTCCTGCGGGTCTTGCAGGAGGGCGAGGTCCGGCCGGTCGGCGAGGAGCGCGTCCGGCACGTGGACGTGCGCGTGATCGCCGCCACGCACCGCGATCTCCCGGAGCTGGTGCGGGCGGGGAGGTTCCGCGAGGATCTCTACTACCGGCTCGACGTCGTCCAGCTGCGCGTCCCGCCGCTGCGGGAGCGCCCAGAGGACATCCCGGTCCTCGCGCGCCACTTCCTCCAGCGCTTCGCGGAGCGGTTCGGGCTCGCCTCCCTCAGCGTGCCCGACGCGCTCATGGATCGCCTGGCCGCGCACGCGTGGCCCGGCAACGTGCGCGAGCTCGAGAACGCGGTCGAGGGGCTCGTGGCGCTCTCCCCGCCGGAGGGGCTCGACCTCTCCCTGCTGCCGGGCGGCGCCGCGACGGGCGAGCGCGTCGAGGCGGGCGCGCCGCCGTCGCTGAAGCAGCGCGTCGAGGCGTTCGAGCGCGGTCTCGTCGTGGAGGCGCTCCGCGCGGCGGGAGGGAACCGCAGCGAGGCGGCCCGCCGGCTCGGCGTCTCGCGGGTCACGCTCCACGACAAGCTTCGCAAGTACGGGCTCGGCGGGGGAGACGAGGAGGCGGGCGGGCGCTGA
- a CDS encoding ABC transporter permease has protein sequence MSRALVRVYAMAAKEARHILRDPRTLYMSLGMPVLLLFLFGYGVAFDIDRIPLAVVDQDRTASSRELVRALTASRELVAAGELADPAAALGAFRRGRASAALVVEEGYERAVLAREVVPVQLLVDGADALVANQLLAKAEALVRAESQRLGRAEVGARRPPVQVKVWTRYNPEGRSAFYMVPGLAAYLLAITAVLLTALTIAGEWERGSMEQLFASPIGRLEIVLGKLLPYLALGLLEFLLVVAFGMTAFDLPMRGSAIALALLGLVFLVGMLGQGLLVSVLAKNQTVATQAGVMSSLLPSLLLSGMIFPIENMPLPLQQVSRVIPARYLVHGLRGVLLKGNALDVLWPDLLALSIFAVVVIALATARFQRRLA, from the coding sequence ATGTCACGGGCGCTCGTGCGCGTCTACGCGATGGCCGCCAAGGAGGCGCGCCACATCCTCCGCGACCCGCGGACGCTCTACATGTCGCTCGGGATGCCCGTGCTGCTGCTGTTCCTGTTCGGCTACGGGGTCGCCTTCGACATCGATCGGATCCCGCTCGCCGTCGTGGACCAGGACCGCACCGCGTCCTCGCGCGAGCTCGTCCGCGCGCTGACCGCCTCGCGCGAGCTCGTCGCCGCCGGCGAGCTGGCCGACCCCGCCGCCGCGCTCGGCGCGTTCCGGCGGGGGCGAGCCTCGGCCGCGCTGGTGGTGGAGGAGGGCTACGAGCGCGCGGTGCTGGCGCGCGAGGTGGTGCCGGTGCAGCTGCTCGTGGACGGGGCGGACGCGCTCGTCGCGAACCAGCTCCTCGCCAAGGCGGAGGCGCTCGTCCGCGCCGAGTCGCAGCGGCTGGGCCGCGCCGAGGTGGGGGCGAGGAGGCCGCCGGTCCAGGTGAAGGTCTGGACCCGGTACAACCCCGAGGGCCGCTCCGCGTTCTACATGGTGCCGGGGCTGGCGGCGTACCTGCTCGCCATCACCGCGGTGCTGCTCACCGCCCTCACCATCGCGGGCGAGTGGGAGCGCGGCTCGATGGAGCAGCTCTTCGCGTCGCCGATCGGGCGCCTCGAGATCGTGCTGGGGAAGCTCCTGCCCTACCTCGCCCTCGGGCTGCTCGAGTTCCTGCTGGTGGTGGCGTTCGGGATGACCGCGTTCGACCTGCCGATGCGGGGGAGCGCGATCGCCCTCGCGCTGCTCGGGCTGGTGTTCCTCGTCGGCATGCTCGGGCAGGGGCTGCTCGTCTCGGTGCTCGCGAAGAACCAGACCGTCGCCACGCAGGCGGGCGTCATGTCCTCCCTGCTCCCCTCGCTGCTGCTCTCCGGCATGATCTTCCCCATCGAGAACATGCCCTTGCCGCTCCAGCAGGTCTCGCGCGTGATCCCCGCGCGCTACCTCGTCCACGGCCTTCGCGGCGTGCTGCTCAAGGGGAACGCGCTCGACGTGCTCTGGCCGGACCTGCTGGCGCTCTCGATCTTCGCGGTGGTGGTGATCGCGCTCGCCACGGCGCGCTTCCAGCGGAGGCTCGCGTGA
- a CDS encoding HlyD family secretion protein gives MRRVVAVLVVLTVVLGGLIALRLWTQARALAAPSGGSGEIEGIDVDLSSRVGARILEIRVREGDPVKAGDLLVRLDCADPAAQLAEATARLEAARAQAIAAGAQIQASRRARTAAGASEEAARAQAAALGAQAEAAARQAKRLEALPQDVPASSIDQTRASASGLEHQTAAAKAQALASAAQARAADVGIRSASAQAEAATAQMRAAEAAVERAKILVGECDVRAPRDAEVATLPHEAGELVSPGAILARLVDLSEVTATFYLPNAEVGAVKPGARAVIVADAFPEERFEGTIRTVALEAEFTPRNIQTRTDRDRLVYPVEVTVKNRGGKLRAGMPVQVTLDEGKRQ, from the coding sequence ATGCGCCGAGTCGTCGCCGTCCTCGTCGTGCTCACCGTGGTCCTCGGCGGTCTCATCGCGCTGCGCCTCTGGACGCAGGCGCGCGCGCTCGCTGCGCCCTCCGGCGGCTCCGGCGAGATCGAGGGGATCGACGTCGACCTGTCGTCGCGGGTGGGCGCGCGCATCCTCGAGATCCGCGTCCGCGAGGGGGACCCCGTGAAGGCGGGCGACCTGCTCGTCCGGCTGGACTGCGCCGATCCCGCCGCCCAGCTCGCCGAGGCGACGGCGCGCCTCGAGGCCGCGCGCGCGCAGGCGATCGCGGCGGGCGCGCAGATCCAGGCCTCGCGGCGCGCGCGCACCGCGGCGGGCGCCTCCGAGGAGGCCGCGCGGGCGCAGGCGGCCGCCCTCGGCGCGCAGGCCGAGGCGGCGGCGCGCCAGGCGAAGCGGCTCGAGGCGCTGCCGCAGGACGTCCCCGCCTCGAGCATCGATCAGACGCGCGCGTCCGCCTCCGGGCTGGAGCACCAGACCGCGGCGGCGAAGGCGCAGGCGCTCGCGAGCGCCGCGCAGGCGCGCGCCGCGGACGTCGGCATCCGGTCGGCGAGCGCGCAGGCCGAGGCGGCGACGGCGCAGATGCGCGCGGCCGAGGCGGCGGTGGAGCGCGCGAAGATCCTGGTGGGCGAGTGCGACGTGCGCGCGCCGCGGGACGCCGAGGTCGCGACGCTGCCGCACGAGGCGGGAGAGCTGGTCTCCCCGGGCGCCATCCTCGCGCGCCTCGTCGATCTGTCGGAGGTCACGGCCACGTTCTACCTGCCGAACGCGGAGGTCGGCGCGGTGAAGCCCGGCGCGAGGGCCGTGATCGTGGCGGACGCGTTCCCGGAGGAGCGGTTCGAGGGGACGATCCGCACGGTGGCGCTCGAGGCGGAGTTCACGCCGCGCAACATCCAGACCCGCACCGATCGCGACCGCCTCGTCTACCCGGTGGAGGTGACCGTGAAGAACCGGGGCGGGAAGCTGCGCGCCGGGATGCCGGTGCAGGTGACGCTCGACGAGGGGAAGCGGCAGTGA
- a CDS encoding PAS domain-containing sensor histidine kinase, translating to MPPPPGHREIQHEELSRLFGRMTGVRLAALPPIGALALWLAWIEPAPWRRVALVVALVGMCAFFVGEWIGFRRRGFTPGAVPRNLIIATVWQMGITAVTGGLASPFLYIAVPLGMIGGVFLPWRASLLLSTVQAAAVFGLAALGASGAFAELNLQVFGGGPRIGPPAFLYTHAAMLSLVFLFSSGAGRATRWSFDRMIRRALAAQQASLEAHAERAEELTALSAEIAHELKNPLASVKGLAGLLAPGLPEGKAVERLQVLRREVDRMQAILDEFLNFSRPLVPLALGDAELGGLCAEVAALHEGMARERDVAIVVRAEGVSARCDPRKVKQILINLVQNALDASPARAQVEVEASLDPGGGARVRVLDRGRGVDPSLADALFSPGATTKPRGSGLGLTIARALARQHGGELVLAPRPGGGTAAELVLPARPEDAGGGRAA from the coding sequence ATGCCCCCGCCTCCCGGCCACCGCGAGATCCAGCACGAGGAGCTCTCGCGCCTCTTCGGGCGGATGACGGGCGTGCGGCTCGCGGCGCTGCCGCCCATCGGGGCGCTGGCGCTCTGGCTCGCCTGGATCGAGCCCGCCCCGTGGCGGCGCGTCGCGCTCGTCGTGGCGCTCGTGGGGATGTGCGCCTTCTTCGTCGGCGAGTGGATCGGCTTCCGGCGGCGAGGGTTCACGCCCGGTGCCGTTCCGCGCAACCTCATCATCGCGACGGTCTGGCAGATGGGGATCACCGCCGTCACGGGCGGCCTCGCGAGCCCGTTCCTCTACATCGCCGTGCCGCTCGGGATGATCGGCGGGGTGTTCCTGCCGTGGCGCGCGAGCCTGCTCCTCTCCACCGTGCAGGCGGCGGCGGTGTTCGGGCTCGCCGCGCTCGGCGCCTCCGGCGCGTTCGCGGAGCTGAACCTGCAGGTGTTCGGCGGCGGTCCCCGCATCGGGCCGCCCGCCTTCCTCTACACGCACGCGGCGATGCTCTCCCTGGTGTTCCTGTTCTCGAGCGGCGCCGGGCGCGCCACCCGGTGGTCGTTCGACCGGATGATCCGGCGCGCGCTGGCGGCGCAGCAGGCCTCGCTCGAGGCGCACGCGGAGCGCGCCGAGGAGCTCACCGCGCTCTCCGCCGAGATCGCGCACGAGCTCAAGAATCCGCTGGCGAGCGTGAAGGGGCTCGCGGGGCTGCTCGCGCCGGGGCTCCCCGAGGGGAAGGCCGTCGAGCGGCTGCAGGTGCTCCGCCGCGAGGTCGACCGGATGCAGGCGATCCTGGACGAGTTCCTGAACTTCTCCCGCCCGCTCGTGCCGCTCGCGCTCGGGGACGCGGAGCTCGGCGGGCTGTGCGCGGAGGTCGCGGCGCTGCACGAGGGGATGGCGCGCGAGCGCGACGTCGCCATCGTGGTCCGGGCGGAAGGGGTGTCCGCCCGCTGCGATCCGCGCAAGGTGAAGCAGATCCTCATCAACCTCGTGCAGAACGCGCTCGACGCGAGCCCCGCCCGCGCCCAGGTCGAGGTCGAGGCGTCCCTCGATCCCGGCGGCGGCGCCCGGGTGCGCGTGCTCGACCGCGGCCGCGGCGTCGATCCGTCGCTCGCCGACGCGCTCTTCTCGCCCGGGGCCACCACCAAGCCGCGCGGCTCCGGCCTCGGCCTCACCATCGCGCGCGCCCTGGCGCGGCAGCACGGCGGCGAGCTCGTGCTGGCGCCGCGGCCGGGCGGCGGCACCGCTGCCGAGCTCGTCCTGCCCGCGCGTCCGGAGGACGCCGGCGGGGGGCGCGCGGCATGA
- a CDS encoding TolC family protein has protein sequence MPTSTGSLEAGHPEPFDSAASGRYAQDGLRDAPSATERSRGTPTSTDVPTLPLADALAELDAQNLSVAQARARADEASGIVRQAASPLLPTLSAGASYTRNSDEAAVQPGLVPTEPGAPRPERIVMQPLEQFVVSGAARVPLVVPNAWFELSAARSGARAASLSAEATRREVRAGFAQAAHGTVAADEAVAASERAVESAAELARSAERRVAAGTAPPLDALRARTEQVRRESDLVRARAELERARLALGILLGRETPVRVAVPAGEVAPPADDGSLVEAALAARPELAAQRAQVDAAGAQVRGAWARLAPQLSAGASIFASDVPYPTGEQEGWRATVDLTWPLYDGGLRYGKRRQAEAQRAGAEAAAEAQRLAIVQQVRDALRDVSVARERLRLAETQGRLAGDAAASARRSYEAGVASFLDVIDANDRLYAADVQLADARARSAQARISLDRAAGRGP, from the coding sequence GTGCCGACCTCGACCGGATCTCTCGAGGCCGGTCATCCCGAGCCCTTCGACTCCGCGGCCTCCGGCCGCTACGCTCAGGACGGGCTGCGCGACGCACCGTCAGCGACGGAGCGGAGTCGAGGGACCCCGACCTCGACCGACGTCCCCACCCTCCCCCTCGCCGACGCGCTGGCCGAGCTCGACGCGCAGAACCTCTCCGTCGCCCAGGCGCGGGCGCGCGCGGACGAGGCGAGCGGGATCGTGCGGCAGGCCGCGTCGCCGCTCCTCCCCACCCTCTCGGCCGGCGCGAGCTACACGCGCAACAGCGACGAGGCGGCCGTCCAGCCCGGCCTCGTCCCGACGGAGCCCGGCGCGCCGCGGCCGGAGCGCATCGTGATGCAGCCGCTGGAGCAGTTCGTCGTCTCCGGCGCGGCGCGCGTCCCCCTCGTCGTCCCGAACGCCTGGTTCGAGCTGTCCGCCGCGCGCAGCGGCGCCCGCGCGGCGTCGCTCTCCGCCGAGGCCACGCGGCGCGAGGTGCGCGCCGGGTTCGCCCAGGCGGCGCACGGGACCGTGGCGGCCGACGAGGCGGTCGCGGCCTCGGAGCGCGCCGTCGAGAGCGCGGCCGAGCTCGCCCGGAGCGCCGAGCGGCGCGTGGCGGCGGGCACCGCGCCGCCGCTCGACGCGCTGCGCGCGCGGACCGAGCAGGTGCGCCGCGAGAGCGATCTCGTGCGCGCGCGCGCGGAGCTGGAGCGCGCCCGCCTCGCGCTCGGGATCCTCCTCGGGCGCGAGACCCCCGTGCGCGTCGCGGTGCCGGCCGGAGAGGTGGCGCCGCCCGCGGACGACGGGTCCCTCGTCGAGGCCGCGCTCGCGGCCCGGCCGGAGCTCGCCGCGCAGCGCGCGCAGGTGGACGCCGCCGGCGCGCAGGTGCGCGGGGCGTGGGCGCGGCTCGCGCCGCAGCTCTCGGCCGGCGCCTCGATCTTCGCCTCCGACGTCCCCTACCCCACGGGCGAGCAGGAGGGCTGGCGCGCCACCGTGGACCTCACCTGGCCGCTCTACGACGGCGGGCTCCGCTACGGGAAGCGCCGCCAGGCCGAGGCGCAGCGCGCCGGGGCCGAGGCGGCGGCGGAGGCGCAGCGGCTCGCCATCGTCCAGCAGGTCCGGGACGCCCTGCGCGACGTCTCCGTCGCCCGCGAGCGGCTCCGCCTGGCGGAGACCCAGGGCCGCCTCGCGGGAGACGCCGCCGCGTCCGCGCGCCGCAGCTACGAGGCGGGGGTCGCCTCCTTCCTCGACGTGATCGACGCGAACGATCGGCTGTACGCGGCCGACGTCCAGCTCGCCGACGCCCGCGCCCGCTCCGCCCAGGCGCGCATCTCACTCGACCGGGCCGCCGGGCGCGGACCCTGA